DNA sequence from the Deltaproteobacteria bacterium genome:
CAAGTAATAGGTGATCCGGTGGGGCTCCATGTTCTCCGCGCTCAGGCGGACAGCCTCCGAATAACGGTTCATCACCTTGATCAGGGTGATCTCCTCCGGTTCGGTCAGCCGGGCCAGAACCGTATCGCCGCAGACCCCCGGGTGAATACCCTTTTCCCTTCCTTTTTCCAGAATGCTCGCTATTCGGGCGTGTACATACTGCACATAGTAGACCGGGTTGTCGTTGGTCTTTTTCTTGGCCAACTCCAGATCGAAATCGAGCGGGCTTTCGTAGTGGCGGGTCAGAAATATGAAGCGGGCGGCATCGCGGCCGACTTCACCGACCACGTCATTCAGCGTGACGAATTCTCCGGCCCGGGTCGACATGGCGATGGGGGTGCCGCCCCGCATCAGGTTCACGAGCTGGACCAGAATGACGCCGAACTGCTCCCGGCGGTATCCCGACGCTTCCACGCAAGCCGTTACCCGGGGGATGTACCCGTGATGGTCCGCACCCCACACGTCGATGACCGTTTCGAACCCGCGGTCATACTTGTCCTGGTGGTAGGCGATGTCTGAAGCGAAATAGGTGGTCTGCCCGTTTTTCCGCACCACGACCCGGTCTTTTTCATCCCCGTAGTCGGTCGTTTTGAACCACAGGGCGCCCTCCTTTTCATAAATGGCGCCGGAGGCCTCGAACGACTTGATCACCTGCTCCACCTTCCCGGAATCATACAGGCTCTGCTCACTGAACCACTCGTCGAAGGTGACGCCGAAATCGGTCAGGTCGTCGCGGATGCCGTCGATGATCAGCGTTGCGGCAAAGCGGGCGCAGAAAGCAACGGCCTCGGCTTCGTCCATGTCCAGAACGGCCCTGCCCTTGTCTTGTTCGATCAGCGCGGCGATGTCCCGGATGTAATCCCCCTGGTAACACTCCTCCGGGAACTCAACCGGCATCCCCAGGATCTCCTTGTAGCGCAGAAACACCGAGGTGCCCAGGGTGCGAATCTGGCGGCCCGAGTCATTGATGTAGTATTCCTTCTGTACGTCATAACCGCAAAAGCGGAGGATATTGCCGACGCTGTCACCCACGGCGGCACCGCGCCCGTGACCGACATGCAGAGGGCCGGTGGGATTCGAACTCACGAATTCCACCTGAATCCTATGCCCCCTGCCGATATCGGTGGCACCGTATGCCTCGCCCCGCTCGTGGACCGCCTTCAGAAATGGAATCCAGGCCGCCGTTTGCATAAAAAAGTTGATAAACCCGGGGCCGGCTATTTCTGTTTTTGCGACCAGTTGCCCCGCATCTTTCAGATTGGCGGCAATCACTTCGGCAATTTTACGGGGCGCCGTTTTCTGACTCGAGGCCATGACCATGGCGATATTGGTCGAAAAATCGCCATGCGCCTCCACCTTGGGGACCTCGA
Encoded proteins:
- the argS gene encoding arginine--tRNA ligase — its product is MKHTIKKLIAAALQKASEEGVLNLQTVPEIEVEVPKVEAHGDFSTNIAMVMASSQKTAPRKIAEVIAANLKDAGQLVAKTEIAGPGFINFFMQTAAWIPFLKAVHERGEAYGATDIGRGHRIQVEFVSSNPTGPLHVGHGRGAAVGDSVGNILRFCGYDVQKEYYINDSGRQIRTLGTSVFLRYKEILGMPVEFPEECYQGDYIRDIAALIEQDKGRAVLDMDEAEAVAFCARFAATLIIDGIRDDLTDFGVTFDEWFSEQSLYDSGKVEQVIKSFEASGAIYEKEGALWFKTTDYGDEKDRVVVRKNGQTTYFASDIAYHQDKYDRGFETVIDVWGADHHGYIPRVTACVEASGYRREQFGVILVQLVNLMRGGTPIAMSTRAGEFVTLNDVVGEVGRDAARFIFLTRHYESPLDFDLELAKKKTNDNPVYYVQYVHARIASILEKGREKGIHPGVCGDTVLARLTEPEEITLIKVMNRYSEAVRLSAENMEPHRITYYLMNLASAFHSYYNKHRVLAEDPDLAQARLFLVMAVKIVIKNGLTLLGVSAPEKM